From a region of the Hippopotamus amphibius kiboko isolate mHipAmp2 chromosome 3, mHipAmp2.hap2, whole genome shotgun sequence genome:
- the RBM46 gene encoding probable RNA-binding protein 46 yields MNEENIDGTNGCSKVRTGTQNEAALLALMEKTGYNMVQENGQRKFGGPPPDWEGPPPPRGCEVFVGKIPRDMYEDELVPVFERAGKIYEFRLMMEFSGENRGYAFVMYTTKEEAQLAIRILNNYEIRPGKFIGVCVSLDNCRLFIGAIPKEKKKEEILDEMKKVTEGVVDVIVYPSATDKTKNRGFAFVEYESHRAAAMARRKLIPGTFQLWGHTIQVDWADPEKEVDEETMQRVKVLYVRNLMISTTEETIKAEFNKFKPGAVERVKKLRDYAFVHFFNREDAVAAMTVMNGKGIDGASIEVTLAKPVNKENAWRQHVNGQISPNSENLIVFANKEESHPKTLGKPPTLPARLNGQHSPSPPEIERYTYPFFPGTKLTPISMYSLKSNHFNSAVMHLDYYCNKNNWAPPEYYLYSTTSQDGKVLLVYKIVIPAIANGSQGYFMPDKLCTTLEDAKELAAQFTLLHLDREHNLFSLDLYRRIWRK; encoded by the exons atgaatgaagaaaatatagatgGAACAAATGGATGCAGTAAAGTCCGAACTGGTACTCAGAATGAAGCAGCATTACTTGCTTTGATGGAAAAGACTGGATACAACATGGTtcaagaaaatgggcaaaggaaattTGGTGGTCCACCTCCAG atTGGGAAGGTCCACCTCCACCTAGAGGTTGTGAAGTTTTTGTAGGAAAAATACCTCGTGATATGTATGAAGATGAGTTAGTTCCTGTATTTGAAAGAGCTGGGAAGATATATGAATTTCGACTTATGATGGAATTTAGTGGTGAAAATCGAGGTTATGCTTTTGTGATGTATACTACAAAAGAAGAAGCCCAGTTAGCCATCAGAATTCTTAATAATTATGAGATTCGACCAGGGAAGTTTATTGGTGTGTGTGTAAGCTTGGATAATTGCAGATTATTTATTGGAGCTATTccgaaggaaaagaagaaagaagaaatattggaCGAAATGAAGAAAGTTACAGAAGGAGTTGTAGATGTCATTGTGTACCCAAGTGCAACTGATAAGACCAAAAATCGCGGTTTTGCATTTGTTGAATATGAGTCTCACAGAGCTGCTGCTATGGCTAGAAGAAAACTAATTCCAG GGACCTTCCAACTGTGGGGCCATACCATTCAGGTAGATTGGGCTGACCCAGAGAAAGAGGTTGATGAGGAAACCATGCAGAGAGTTAAAGTTCTCTATGTACGAAATCTGATGATCTCAACTACAGAGGAAACAATTAAAGCCGAATTCAATAAATTCAAACCTGGTGCCGTTGAACGAGTAAAGAAACTTAGAGATTAtgcttttgttcacttttttaacCGAGAAGATGCAGTGGCTGCTATGACTGTTATGAATGGAAAAGGCATTGATGGAGCAAGTATTGAGGTAACACTGGCAAAACCTGTAAATAAGGAAAACGCTTGGAGACAGCATGTTAATGGTCAGATTAGCCCCAATTCTGAAAACCTGATTGTGTTTGCTAACAAAGAAGAGAGCCATCCAAAAACTCTAGGCAAGCCACCAACTCTTCCAGCTCGTTTGAATGGCCAGCACAGCCCAAGCCCCCCTGAAATTGAAAGATACACTTATCCATTTTTTCCTGGAACAAAGCTTACTCCAATTAGTATGTATTCTTTAAAATCCAATCATTTCAATTCTGCAGTAATGCATTTGGATTAttactgcaacaaaaataattgGGCACCACCAGAATATTATTTATACTCAACAACAAGTCAAGATGGGAAAGTACTCTTGGTATATAAAATTGTTATCCCTGCTATTGCAAATGGATCCCAGGGTTACTTCATGCCAGACAAACTCTGTACTACGTTAGAAGATGCAAAGGAACTGGCAGCCCAGTTTACATTACTTCACTTGG